The Mangrovivirga cuniculi genomic sequence CGAAAATCGGTTCAATTCCATATCTGGTTGCATATATATCCAGGTAATCAGCAAAATCTTGTTTAGGAACGAAATCGGGGTAGGACTCAGGAAAGGGAAGACCCGGCAAATGTGAATATTTCTTGGATGTATGTAGACGCAATCTGTCGTAATGGCCTTTCCAGCTACTACCTACAGAATCATTTTTTTCGATGATAACAAATGAAATGCCAGCCTGTCTCAATAATGCTCCAACTGCCAGACCGGCAGGACCTGCACCAATAATTACTACGTCAGTTTCAGTCACAAGCAAAAGTTTTTATATTCTTCATATGCCTCCTGATTTCCCAGGGTTGCAGCTTTTCGAAAATCTCTGCAGGCAGACTCCATATTATTCTGTTCGAGATGACAGTATCCCCGATAAAGAAATCCATATGGATTTAAGTTTCGAATATAAATAAGCCAACTAAACACTTTCCTGGCTCTTAAAAAATAGCCCTTCTGTAATAATAATAGACCATAATTCAAATACACTTCTGCATGTAAATCAGGTACATTTCTGGGAGGCATTATTACAAACCAGGCCTTTCCATATATTTGTTCGTAACTCCTTTCAATTCGTTTACGCGCGAGCCTGAAATATGAAAGAGCTTTAGTTGTATCATTTAAATCTTCTAAATAAATTCTGGCTGTCTTAAAAGCTACTGTCACTCCTGTAGAATCAGCCTTGGCAACTCTCTCAAGTGCCTTTATCAAATCTTTTTTATTACCTATTGCCTGCATGCACTGGATCATGTTTTTTCCAATTCTGATGAGGAATACTCCTCCCTGATCCAGATATAAATTATATAACTGATAAGCCCGTGAATAGTTTTGTTCTTCAAAATGGAAATCTGCTCGCTGATTTAAGTAATTTAATGCTTCAATCCTTCTCCATTCCCAGTTTATCGCAAGAC encodes the following:
- a CDS encoding J domain-containing protein, with protein sequence MQTLYSILSISESADMHEIKSAYKRLAKKYHPDVNPNNPRAEALFKDILNAYQILSDPQSKKIYDDKLKYQRYEEQVRTYRTNVTRNYRRRSKNTFRPPNPFSKGGKHLSPEENKRATIYAFSIVMVIFVLVFITKTSYDWYNEYIFEKKLEPITQAMDDVGKKDTPEAFNEVFSAFASIPEKDRLAINWEWRRIEALNYLNQRADFHFEEQNYSRAYQLYNLYLDQGGVFLIRIGKNMIQCMQAIGNKKDLIKALERVAKADSTGVTVAFKTARIYLEDLNDTTKALSYFRLARKRIERSYEQIYGKAWFVIMPPRNVPDLHAEVYLNYGLLLLQKGYFLRARKVFSWLIYIRNLNPYGFLYRGYCHLEQNNMESACRDFRKAATLGNQEAYEEYKNFCL